One Methanobacteriaceae archaeon DNA window includes the following coding sequences:
- a CDS encoding carbon-nitrogen hydrolase family protein: protein MKNNFTIALLQMKVVQEKTANIAHALGMISEAALNSDMIILPEMWNCPYENSLFPEYAERRNYSPTLDAISKAAKKEKVYIVAGSIPEKDDNNNIYNSSFFFNPRGKVIGVHRKVHLFDIDMPGKITFKESLTLKAGDRITVVETGLGKIGICICYDMRFPELLRLMTLEGADLIVVPGAFNLTTGPAHWKPLIQVRAVDNQVYMAATSPARDPNASYVAYGHSMVVDPWGTVIGEAGTGEEIIYATIDSERIQEIRNELPLLKNRRRDIYNLKKLDL, encoded by the coding sequence ATGAAAAACAATTTTACGATTGCTCTATTGCAGATGAAAGTAGTACAAGAAAAAACTGCAAATATTGCTCATGCACTGGGAATGATTTCTGAAGCTGCCCTTAACTCAGATATGATTATATTACCTGAAATGTGGAACTGTCCCTATGAAAACAGCCTGTTTCCAGAATATGCTGAAAGAAGAAATTACAGCCCCACTCTCGATGCAATTTCAAAAGCAGCAAAGAAGGAGAAAGTGTACATTGTAGCAGGTTCCATACCCGAAAAAGATGATAACAATAATATATATAATTCCAGCTTCTTTTTCAACCCCCGGGGGAAGGTTATAGGGGTGCATCGAAAAGTTCATCTTTTTGACATTGATATGCCTGGCAAGATCACCTTTAAAGAATCATTAACCCTTAAAGCAGGAGATAGAATAACAGTTGTTGAAACAGGTCTAGGTAAAATAGGGATTTGTATCTGTTATGATATGCGCTTCCCTGAATTACTGAGACTAATGACCTTGGAAGGGGCTGATTTAATAGTTGTGCCTGGAGCTTTCAACCTCACCACAGGCCCTGCTCATTGGAAACCACTTATCCAGGTTCGAGCAGTTGATAATCAGGTTTATATGGCAGCAACTTCGCCTGCAAGAGATCCAAATGCTTCTTATGTTGCATACGGGCATTCCATGGTAGTTGATCCATGGGGAACCGTTATTGGGGAAGCAGGCACTGGTGAGGAGATAATATATGCTACTATCGATTCAGAAAGGATTCAGGAAATTCGTAATGAATTACCCCTGCTTAAAAATCGCCGTAGAGATATATACAATCTAAAAAAACTGGATTTATAA
- the cofH gene encoding 5-amino-6-(D-ribitylamino)uracil--L-tyrosine 4-hydroxyphenyl transferase CofH: protein MMEDIYDKSLAGDITREDALQLVNINHFHLFDVADKLRQEIVGDNVTFVVNRNTFITDHCMIGCSFCSFRDHIGYEMSTEEILQNIGEAVDMGATEICLFGGVMPYMDVEFYSDLFSTIKEHYTIDLHSLSPVEVYHAAQASNTSIEEALTSFKEAGLNTLTGASAEILVDAVRAQICPNKVSTKDWVDIIKTAHNLGIPSTSTIMYGSVETWEDRIEHLFIIRDIQRETGGFTELVPMTFLGENNLTGEISSGASGIDDLKLHAIARIILGRDLPNIQASWVKLGTRMAQLALSCGANDLGGTMMEDKISIAAGSQSEFLTREDMQKTIKAIGRIPVERNTLYEPLN, encoded by the coding sequence ATGATGGAAGATATTTACGATAAATCACTTGCCGGAGATATAACCAGAGAAGATGCACTACAACTGGTTAACATTAATCATTTCCATTTATTTGATGTAGCAGATAAGTTAAGGCAGGAAATTGTAGGGGATAACGTCACCTTTGTGGTCAACCGCAACACATTCATCACGGACCACTGTATGATTGGATGTTCATTCTGCTCCTTCCGAGATCACATAGGCTATGAGATGAGCACTGAGGAGATACTGCAAAACATTGGTGAGGCAGTTGATATGGGAGCCACTGAAATATGCCTTTTTGGTGGTGTGATGCCCTACATGGATGTCGAATTCTACTCAGATCTTTTCAGCACCATAAAAGAACATTACACCATTGATCTCCACAGTTTATCACCTGTTGAAGTTTACCATGCAGCTCAAGCTTCTAACACATCCATTGAAGAAGCATTAACTTCCTTTAAAGAAGCAGGATTGAATACTCTGACTGGTGCTTCCGCTGAAATCCTAGTTGACGCTGTAAGAGCCCAAATATGCCCAAATAAAGTTTCCACAAAGGATTGGGTGGATATAATCAAAACAGCCCATAACTTGGGAATACCCTCCACATCCACTATTATGTATGGAAGTGTGGAAACCTGGGAAGACCGCATAGAACACCTTTTTATAATCAGGGACATTCAACGAGAAACTGGAGGGTTCACTGAACTGGTTCCCATGACATTTCTGGGAGAAAACAACCTCACCGGAGAGATATCTTCTGGTGCCAGTGGTATTGATGACCTGAAATTACATGCCATAGCACGCATAATACTTGGTAGAGACTTGCCTAATATTCAGGCTTCATGGGTTAAGTTAGGCACACGTATGGCTCAGCTAGCACTTAGTTGTGGAGCCAACGACCTGGGAGGTACCATGATGGAAGATAAAATTTCCATAGCAGCAGGTTCCCAGAGTGAATTTTTAACCAGGGAAGACATGCAAAAAACCATCAAAGCGATTGGACGCATCCCAGTGGAGCGTAACACCCTATATGAACCTTTAAATTAG
- a CDS encoding HEAT repeat domain-containing protein: MSSKDLKVLLEDLENDDHLIREKAAESLAECGDAAVEPLLKALNDDNPKVRFASAKSLGKIGDAAIEPLVQILKNEEGNIRRYATLALKDIKSDEVVDLLVEALNDKDWSVRKFASKALGEIGDNAAVEPLIETLTDEDWGVRVAAVKALGDIGDERGIDPIKKARRAATGDKEFKKACNKALKKIQ, encoded by the coding sequence TTGTCGAGTAAAGATTTAAAAGTATTATTAGAAGATTTAGAAAATGATGATCACCTAATAAGGGAAAAAGCAGCTGAATCCTTGGCTGAATGTGGTGATGCTGCAGTGGAACCACTTTTAAAGGCCCTGAATGATGATAATCCTAAGGTGAGATTTGCCTCTGCTAAATCTCTGGGGAAAATTGGAGATGCTGCCATAGAGCCACTGGTACAGATTCTGAAAAATGAAGAGGGAAATATTCGCAGATATGCTACACTCGCCCTTAAAGACATTAAAAGTGATGAAGTTGTGGATCTGTTAGTGGAGGCCCTGAATGATAAGGATTGGAGTGTGAGGAAATTTGCATCCAAAGCTCTGGGAGAAATAGGTGATAATGCTGCAGTGGAACCTCTTATTGAAACTTTAACTGATGAAGATTGGGGTGTAAGGGTGGCTGCAGTTAAAGCATTGGGTGATATTGGTGATGAGCGTGGGATTGACCCCATTAAGAAAGCCCGTCGTGCCGCCACTGGAGATAAAGAATTTAAAAAAGCATGCAATAAGGCACTTAAAAAGATTCAGTGA
- a CDS encoding bifunctional aspartate transaminase/aspartate 4-decarboxylase, with the protein MDYNKLQEYIQLSPFEIQFELSRLAGNFKDRQLLNAGRGNPNWIATTPRDAFFTLGHFAIEESKRTFIYPHGGLHPEIKGIYGRFQQYLKNNQDAPGIKFLDDSIKYGIEKLNFNPDEWLYELVTGAIGDFYPEPDRMRPYAEKVIHSFLLKFLCNNQEKLGRYDLFATEGGTGAIKYIFDSLFENNLLHKGDKIAIGSPIFTPYLEIPRLSNYDLIEVEIKAFEEDDWQYSDSELEKLKDPSIKAFFVVNPGNPQSKAIKQETLEKIADIVTKHNPNLIIISDDVYATFVDNFRSLMAEIPKNTICVYSFSKHLGCTGWRLGVIALHEDNMIDQMIAKQNLVEKNTSNERYGCVCLEPEKMKFIDRMVADSRSVALKHTAGLSLPQQTQMTLFALFFLLEDNTLYLKGTEKTLNNRIHQLYKSLGIPCDIDTTGTNYYAIIDILDIASERYSASFARWMEETYNPLSFVFALADLESIVLLPGAGFDMPPWSIRISIANLRAKEYKIIGMKMSKLLETIHQHYLEIVGNELKNKA; encoded by the coding sequence ATGGATTATAATAAATTACAGGAATACATCCAATTAAGTCCCTTTGAAATACAATTTGAGCTAAGTAGATTAGCCGGCAACTTTAAGGATCGACAACTCTTAAATGCTGGTCGTGGCAATCCTAACTGGATTGCAACCACCCCCAGGGACGCCTTTTTCACTCTAGGACATTTTGCCATTGAAGAGTCAAAACGCACCTTCATTTATCCCCACGGAGGTTTGCACCCTGAAATTAAAGGAATATACGGAAGATTTCAACAATACCTAAAGAATAATCAGGATGCTCCCGGTATAAAATTTCTGGATGATTCTATTAAATATGGGATAGAAAAATTGAACTTTAACCCCGATGAATGGTTATATGAGCTGGTTACCGGGGCAATAGGTGATTTTTACCCTGAACCTGACAGAATGCGACCATATGCCGAAAAAGTTATCCATTCCTTTTTACTGAAATTCTTATGCAATAATCAGGAAAAACTGGGAAGATATGATTTGTTCGCCACAGAAGGAGGTACCGGTGCCATAAAATATATTTTTGATTCTCTTTTTGAAAATAACCTCCTCCATAAGGGAGATAAAATAGCCATTGGATCCCCTATTTTCACCCCTTATCTAGAGATCCCCCGTTTGAGTAATTATGATTTGATTGAAGTTGAAATAAAAGCATTTGAAGAGGACGATTGGCAATATTCAGATTCAGAATTAGAAAAACTAAAGGATCCATCCATTAAAGCGTTTTTTGTAGTGAACCCTGGAAACCCACAATCCAAGGCTATAAAACAGGAAACACTGGAGAAAATAGCGGATATTGTGACCAAACATAACCCGAATTTGATAATTATCAGTGATGATGTCTATGCCACTTTTGTGGATAATTTCCGCTCTTTAATGGCAGAAATACCAAAAAACACCATATGCGTATACTCTTTTTCCAAGCACTTGGGTTGCACTGGTTGGAGATTGGGTGTAATAGCCCTGCATGAAGATAACATGATAGACCAGATGATAGCCAAACAGAATTTAGTAGAAAAAAATACTTCCAATGAGAGATATGGATGTGTTTGTCTGGAACCAGAGAAAATGAAATTTATTGATCGAATGGTGGCAGACAGTCGTTCAGTTGCCTTGAAACACACTGCAGGTCTATCGCTACCACAACAAACCCAGATGACCCTCTTTGCATTGTTTTTCTTACTTGAAGATAACACTTTATACTTAAAAGGCACTGAAAAAACACTCAATAATAGAATTCATCAGCTTTATAAATCCTTAGGAATACCTTGTGATATTGATACAACAGGAACTAATTATTATGCGATTATTGACATTTTAGACATTGCAAGTGAAAGATACAGCGCCTCATTTGCACGCTGGATGGAGGAAACCTACAATCCCCTATCATTTGTGTTTGCCCTGGCAGATCTGGAATCCATTGTTTTACTTCCAGGAGCTGGATTTGACATGCCTCCCTGGTCCATTAGAATATCCATAGCCAATTTAAGGGCTAAAGAATATAAAATAATTGGTATGAAAATGTCGAAACTTCTGGAAACCATACACCAGCATTATTTGGAAATAGTTGGAAATGAATTGAAAAATAAAGCATAA
- a CDS encoding PadR family transcriptional regulator, producing the protein MLGESAPLTEESDDADEYNEEKLEEMQKLIKERNKTIKKMSKYEKKLMKGLMRGFGNTMILWLISKQKLHGYEIMTKIHDSSPLNEKMPSASKIYPVLHDLEKNGLIKGTWGHQGKRKIKYYEITEEGKHTLSTFREIARFANKNKSSIWLTFIKDMLMDDEDEKELNL; encoded by the coding sequence ATGCTTGGGGAAAGTGCGCCCTTAACAGAAGAATCAGATGATGCTGATGAATACAATGAAGAAAAACTAGAAGAAATGCAGAAACTGATTAAAGAGCGCAACAAAACTATTAAAAAGATGTCTAAATACGAAAAAAAGCTTATGAAAGGATTAATGAGAGGCTTTGGTAACACCATGATCCTCTGGCTTATAAGTAAACAAAAGTTACATGGATATGAAATAATGACCAAAATTCATGATTCGTCCCCACTTAACGAAAAAATGCCCAGTGCCAGTAAAATTTATCCTGTTCTGCACGATCTGGAGAAAAATGGCTTGATTAAGGGAACTTGGGGACATCAGGGTAAGAGAAAAATAAAATACTATGAAATTACCGAGGAAGGTAAGCATACCCTTTCAACCTTTCGAGAAATTGCCAGATTTGCCAATAAAAACAAATCCAGCATTTGGTTAACCTTCATAAAGGACATGTTAATGGACGATGAAGATGAAAAGGAGTTAAATTTATGA
- a CDS encoding succinylglutamate desuccinylase/aspartoacylase family protein, with translation MKKRPSLNPKKKSKREYPKFLSLNKYLIIFGCLIFVSVCGYIIITNSDGSQPNIESPTDDTGVQASTSYQISVIDNSTGGDITNNTVLMENINKTDVINEIIHAANNGTPMITLGNGSEPRIMIVAGVHGAELPPQIAVTRLINNLKDEKINGTLYIVPFAIPHQTATLQRLDNGTDPDRVAHISGTPLDIISNTSINNQVTMLVDFHSAQPNDVPGKNCIIYDSENLQSLKLARFISNKTKSPLVKVGNYSGVLSTVSNRKGITSVVCEVLSPHSKVEPGSVELSYAYMMAFLEYAGVYVDPTIKYNIKPNETIKP, from the coding sequence TTGAAAAAACGGCCGTCATTAAATCCTAAGAAAAAATCTAAAAGGGAATATCCAAAATTTTTAAGTCTTAATAAGTATTTAATCATCTTTGGATGCCTAATTTTCGTTTCAGTTTGTGGATACATCATCATTACCAATTCAGATGGCTCACAACCGAATATAGAAAGTCCTACTGATGATACTGGTGTGCAGGCATCTACCAGTTATCAAATATCTGTCATTGACAATTCCACTGGGGGAGATATAACCAATAACACGGTTTTAATGGAGAATATTAATAAAACCGATGTTATCAATGAAATTATCCATGCTGCCAATAACGGTACTCCCATGATTACCCTGGGCAATGGAAGTGAACCTAGAATAATGATTGTTGCCGGAGTACATGGTGCCGAATTACCACCTCAAATAGCTGTTACTCGGCTCATAAACAATTTAAAAGACGAGAAAATTAATGGAACTTTGTACATTGTTCCCTTTGCCATACCCCATCAGACAGCTACACTTCAAAGACTGGATAATGGAACAGATCCAGATAGAGTTGCCCATATTTCTGGAACTCCCTTAGACATTATCAGCAACACATCCATCAATAATCAGGTTACCATGTTAGTTGATTTCCATTCTGCCCAACCAAACGATGTTCCGGGTAAAAATTGTATAATTTATGACTCTGAAAATCTACAGAGTCTAAAGTTAGCACGTTTCATCAGTAATAAGACTAAATCTCCCCTGGTGAAGGTTGGAAATTATTCCGGTGTGCTTTCCACAGTTAGTAACCGTAAAGGAATTACTTCCGTTGTCTGTGAAGTCCTCTCACCCCACAGTAAAGTAGAACCAGGTAGTGTTGAACTTTCCTATGCTTATATGATGGCATTTTTAGAATATGCCGGGGTTTACGTTGATCCGACTATAAAATATAACATTAAACCGAATGAGACTATAAAACCATAA
- a CDS encoding methanogen output domain 1-containing protein — MAGEKILVVEDEGISAIEIQECLESLGYRVPSIAKTGNEAIQEAFSIKPDLILMDITLQGEMDGIDAATIIKSFMDVPLIYLTALDDKETFKRMIDTKATAYLIKPIEEAELRNNIELALKNYELRKKEIEEEKRAGLKDVQIFMRSVLPELVANMPISERSVFLSRFMRLFEQNMKPLFHNYAQEHSEEPYENLDEEVKLKIYLSWVAQLYENLGFKVQTRARADRGAMTVKKCAWSPSRPKDVFLCLICQSIMQLTYSWANLPGSVKEEPTTGILQSVCKFDYDMSYDAL, encoded by the coding sequence GTGGCTGGGGAGAAAATTTTAGTAGTTGAAGATGAAGGAATCAGTGCAATTGAGATTCAAGAATGTTTGGAATCTCTGGGTTACCGTGTGCCCTCCATTGCAAAAACTGGGAATGAAGCAATTCAAGAGGCTTTTTCCATAAAACCAGATTTAATTCTAATGGACATCACTTTACAAGGTGAAATGGATGGCATTGATGCTGCTACCATAATTAAGAGTTTTATGGATGTGCCGCTAATTTATTTAACTGCACTGGATGATAAAGAAACTTTCAAAAGGATGATAGACACTAAAGCCACAGCATACCTTATTAAACCTATAGAAGAAGCTGAGTTACGTAATAATATAGAATTAGCCCTTAAAAATTATGAATTAAGAAAAAAAGAGATAGAAGAAGAAAAAAGGGCTGGACTTAAGGATGTTCAGATCTTTATGCGTAGTGTTCTTCCAGAGTTGGTGGCCAATATGCCCATCTCCGAAAGAAGTGTTTTTTTATCTCGATTCATGCGACTTTTTGAACAGAATATGAAACCGCTTTTTCACAATTATGCCCAGGAACACAGTGAAGAGCCCTATGAAAATTTGGATGAGGAAGTTAAGTTGAAGATCTATCTTTCCTGGGTTGCACAGTTATATGAAAATTTAGGTTTCAAAGTCCAAACACGTGCCCGGGCAGATAGGGGTGCTATGACTGTTAAAAAATGTGCATGGTCTCCAAGCCGACCCAAAGATGTCTTCCTCTGTTTGATCTGTCAGAGTATAATGCAGTTAACTTATTCCTGGGCTAATTTACCTGGAAGTGTAAAAGAAGAACCCACCACTGGAATTCTTCAATCAGTTTGTAAATTTGATTATGATATGTCCTATGATGCCTTATAA
- a CDS encoding PAS domain S-box protein has translation MAGENRGYMEDVKKIEMLKNEISLLKKQIHLQKEILNQSPHYHLLVRSDGEILQVSDSVNKLLDKSKNDIIHQNLSNINLIPSDEYGKYLAAFQALSSGEKNRSFDTFFNSRNDSIPVSVHVSRVKSNHLKYKSDDKGVFSIYAYASNSVHLKETKETIQESENYYQAIFEYNGTATVVVEEDNTISLANSQTEHVFGFKPQEIMGRKKWTDFVLPEYQPQMMEFKKLRNSNSTSLPNQYEFQIFDRNGNKKDIFANICLIPGTKKTLASIIDVTEQKKALAIIREKENKYRKLAEAVEDFVFIINREDKLEYINNYAARKWKLNPDYVQGKLRCEIFPSENSDLQSKYLQRVFEIGNTVRGENLVTMTTDSMWLDTLLIPLKNKDGNVEKVLVVARDITERKEYELLLSRQNEIHKSMGTILTESIRSKNEEELLKTCLSVCEDITQSDFGFICEMNALDEINTLVLTESLQKKYSIKDFDLYPMIEIFKVKKIWNHLKTMKSPMMYNNLSKLDFKLPEKFSENNQFLKKLLLAPLLKNDEFVGMVVLGNKKSDYDFSDIKALQSITTTIVEALLRKRAEDNLKKALEDKEMLVKEIHHRTKNNLMIMASLLNLTSADIEDEKAREIFQQIQSRAKSMALIHEKLYRSDNFKEINFGDYIRYLARDLFNSFLGYPDRVQLVMELEDLNLDINTAIPLGLILNELLTNSMKYAFPSGEYGTITIKFFKEHKNYVMKVNDDGIGLPTDLDIQKTDTLGLQLVKNLIGQIEGEIMVETGEGTNITIKFPEDNNYLS, from the coding sequence ATGGCTGGAGAGAATAGGGGTTACATGGAAGATGTTAAAAAAATTGAAATGTTGAAAAATGAGATTTCACTGTTGAAAAAGCAAATCCACCTTCAAAAGGAGATTCTAAATCAATCACCCCATTATCATTTATTGGTAAGATCTGACGGTGAAATACTGCAAGTCAGTGATTCAGTAAATAAACTTCTAGATAAATCCAAAAATGACATAATCCATCAAAATCTTTCTAATATCAATTTAATACCTTCAGATGAATATGGTAAATATTTAGCTGCATTCCAAGCACTATCAAGCGGAGAGAAAAATAGATCTTTTGACACATTTTTCAATTCTAGGAATGATTCCATCCCGGTAAGTGTTCATGTTTCCAGGGTTAAATCCAACCACTTAAAATATAAATCAGATGATAAAGGTGTTTTCTCTATTTATGCCTATGCCAGTAACTCCGTCCATCTAAAAGAAACTAAAGAAACAATCCAAGAATCTGAAAACTATTATCAGGCTATTTTTGAATATAATGGAACTGCTACAGTTGTTGTTGAAGAGGATAATACTATATCCCTGGCCAACTCCCAAACCGAGCATGTTTTTGGATTCAAACCTCAGGAGATAATGGGTAGGAAGAAGTGGACCGACTTTGTGCTGCCAGAATATCAACCTCAAATGATGGAGTTTAAAAAACTACGAAATTCCAATTCCACTTCTCTTCCCAATCAATATGAATTTCAGATTTTTGATAGAAATGGGAATAAAAAAGATATTTTTGCCAATATTTGTCTCATTCCTGGGACAAAAAAGACCTTGGCTTCTATAATAGACGTGACAGAACAAAAAAAGGCCCTGGCAATAATCAGGGAAAAAGAAAACAAGTATAGGAAGCTTGCTGAGGCTGTGGAGGACTTTGTTTTTATAATTAATCGTGAAGATAAGCTGGAATATATTAATAACTATGCTGCTCGGAAATGGAAACTTAATCCTGATTATGTGCAGGGAAAACTCCGATGTGAGATATTTCCTTCGGAAAATAGCGACTTACAGAGCAAATATCTGCAAAGGGTATTTGAAATCGGGAACACTGTGCGAGGCGAGAATCTGGTGACCATGACTACAGATTCCATGTGGTTGGATACTCTTCTCATACCTCTTAAAAACAAAGATGGAAATGTTGAAAAGGTTCTGGTTGTGGCCCGTGATATAACTGAAAGGAAAGAATATGAACTACTTTTAAGCAGGCAAAATGAAATCCATAAATCCATGGGAACTATCTTAACTGAATCCATAAGATCAAAAAATGAAGAAGAATTATTGAAAACATGTCTTAGTGTCTGTGAGGATATCACCCAAAGTGATTTTGGTTTTATATGCGAGATGAACGCCCTAGATGAGATTAATACCCTGGTTCTTACTGAATCATTACAGAAAAAATATTCCATCAAAGATTTTGATTTATATCCTATGATTGAAATCTTCAAAGTCAAAAAGATATGGAATCATCTGAAAACAATGAAAAGTCCTATGATGTATAATAATTTATCAAAGCTTGATTTCAAGCTTCCTGAAAAGTTCAGTGAAAATAATCAATTCCTTAAAAAACTTCTTTTAGCTCCCCTCCTGAAGAATGATGAATTCGTGGGAATGGTTGTTCTAGGTAATAAGAAATCTGACTATGATTTTTCAGATATTAAAGCACTCCAAAGCATTACTACCACCATTGTCGAAGCTCTTTTAAGAAAAAGGGCTGAAGACAACTTAAAAAAAGCTTTAGAGGATAAGGAAATGCTGGTAAAGGAAATTCACCACCGCACCAAAAATAACCTGATGATTATGGCCAGTTTACTGAATCTCACCTCTGCAGATATTGAAGATGAAAAGGCCAGGGAAATATTCCAGCAGATTCAAAGCAGGGCCAAGTCCATGGCACTGATACATGAGAAACTGTATCGTTCTGATAATTTTAAAGAGATTAATTTTGGAGATTATATTCGCTACCTGGCCCGTGATCTTTTCAATTCCTTTTTAGGCTATCCTGACCGTGTCCAACTGGTAATGGAACTGGAAGATTTGAATCTGGATATTAACACTGCCATACCATTGGGCCTCATATTGAACGAACTTTTAACCAACTCCATGAAATATGCATTCCCCTCAGGAGAATACGGAACTATAACCATTAAATTTTTCAAAGAACATAAAAACTATGTGATGAAAGTGAATGATGATGGTATTGGACTGCCTACAGATCTGGATATACAAAAAACTGATACTCTAGGCCTGCAGCTGGTTAAAAATCTCATAGGGCAGATCGAAGGTGAAATAATGGTTGAAACCGGAGAAGGAACTAATATAACCATTAAATTCCCTGAAGATAATAATTATTTATCCTAA
- the nudC gene encoding NAD(+) diphosphatase, with translation MPRESIYQRYKPSHSPEKSDENLAYWFLFKESQMLVEVKDNDIQIPLASKTEEFKIHPIRTQCIGTFNGHTCYCGEVDCDEAPEGMLFRDLRSVYENFEEDIYLVASRAFQIVQWDSNHQFCGKCGTPTKTAPDELAKICPECGYTSYTRISPAVITAIVKDGKLLMAKHKGRSGNMYGLIAGFVEAGETLEEAVQRETLEEVGLKLKNIKYFASQSWPFPHSLMMGFTAEYVGGEIKVDGKEITDAEWFSPEELPRIPSKMSIARDLIDWYIENY, from the coding sequence ATGCCTCGCGAAAGTATTTACCAACGATATAAACCATCACACAGTCCTGAAAAAAGTGATGAAAACCTTGCATACTGGTTCTTATTTAAGGAAAGTCAGATGCTGGTGGAAGTTAAGGACAATGACATCCAGATTCCATTAGCCAGTAAAACAGAAGAATTTAAAATTCATCCCATAAGAACTCAGTGCATAGGTACATTTAATGGTCACACCTGCTACTGTGGAGAGGTGGACTGTGATGAAGCTCCTGAAGGGATGCTTTTTAGAGATTTACGTTCAGTTTATGAAAACTTTGAAGAAGACATTTATCTGGTAGCAAGTAGAGCCTTTCAAATTGTTCAATGGGATTCTAACCATCAGTTTTGTGGTAAATGTGGCACACCCACCAAAACTGCTCCCGATGAGCTAGCCAAAATATGCCCGGAATGTGGATATACCAGTTACACACGAATTTCCCCAGCAGTGATCACTGCCATAGTAAAGGATGGTAAACTCCTCATGGCCAAGCACAAAGGCAGATCAGGAAACATGTATGGTCTCATCGCAGGTTTTGTAGAAGCTGGTGAAACTTTAGAAGAAGCAGTTCAAAGAGAAACCCTGGAAGAAGTGGGTTTAAAGTTGAAAAATATCAAATATTTCGCTAGCCAGTCCTGGCCATTTCCCCATTCCCTGATGATGGGCTTTACAGCTGAATATGTTGGTGGAGAGATAAAAGTAGATGGTAAAGAAATAACTGATGCTGAATGGTTTTCTCCTGAAGAACTTCCACGAATACCATCTAAAATGAGCATAGCACGAGATCTCATAGACTGGTATATTGAAAATTATTAA
- a CDS encoding alpha/beta hydrolase fold domain-containing protein, translating into MRKVVIYGTSCIIVLLILFTVISLKAQFDYKPTAPLQPSSGPGGSDYIHSSVKESVYGEGQNQYWIFEPDNPHPKSAPVIVFLHGWGATTPTFYRAWIDHLVRKGNIVIYPRYQVDFSTPSDNFTPNSIRAVKEALIELEKDGHVKAQQENFAIVGHSVGGLISVNMASLAISEGIPLPKVVFAVEPGKSRSSNDTVGPVLENLTKIHPNTLLLSLAGENDDWVGDEDARKIIRETTQIPLENKDFLLLSTDTHGQPPLWADHFAPLAPKIRLEGNNTQINISFWVDSRDYYGTWKLFDGLYEAGFYGKNREYALGNTTQQRFMGIWSDGTPVKEIKVTDTP; encoded by the coding sequence ATGAGAAAGGTTGTAATTTATGGAACTAGCTGCATCATTGTTTTACTCATCTTATTCACGGTCATCTCACTTAAAGCTCAATTTGATTATAAACCAACCGCACCTTTACAACCATCCTCAGGTCCTGGAGGTTCGGATTATATTCATTCTTCAGTTAAAGAATCTGTTTATGGTGAAGGCCAGAACCAGTACTGGATTTTTGAACCAGATAATCCTCATCCAAAATCTGCACCAGTGATTGTTTTCTTGCATGGCTGGGGAGCAACCACCCCCACATTCTACCGGGCCTGGATAGATCACCTGGTCCGGAAGGGAAACATTGTTATTTATCCCCGTTATCAGGTTGATTTCTCCACTCCCTCGGATAATTTCACTCCCAATAGTATAAGGGCTGTTAAAGAAGCTTTAATTGAGCTTGAAAAAGATGGCCATGTAAAAGCACAGCAGGAAAATTTTGCCATTGTAGGACATTCTGTTGGAGGTTTGATAAGTGTAAACATGGCCTCACTTGCAATTTCTGAGGGCATACCCTTACCTAAAGTAGTTTTTGCAGTTGAGCCGGGTAAGTCACGTTCATCCAACGACACTGTGGGGCCGGTGCTTGAAAACCTTACTAAAATCCATCCCAACACCCTACTTTTATCCCTGGCTGGGGAGAATGATGACTGGGTAGGTGATGAAGATGCCCGGAAAATAATCCGTGAAACAACACAGATACCATTGGAAAATAAGGATTTCCTATTATTATCAACTGATACACACGGACAACCACCCCTTTGGGCTGACCATTTCGCTCCACTGGCTCCCAAGATAAGATTGGAAGGAAATAATACCCAAATTAATATAAGCTTCTGGGTTGACTCCCGAGATTATTATGGAACCTGGAAATTATTTGACGGACTCTATGAAGCAGGCTTTTATGGAAAAAATAGAGAATATGCCCTGGGAAACACAACTCAGCAAAGATTTATGGGAATCTGGAGTGATGGGACGCCAGTTAAAGAAATTAAGGTTACAGATACTCCTTGA